Proteins found in one Zea mays cultivar B73 chromosome 1, Zm-B73-REFERENCE-NAM-5.0, whole genome shotgun sequence genomic segment:
- the LOC100285563 gene encoding ATPase: MILSRLHVRVTRRSPASAALRDAATRALASAGLFRGLHGGASSEHGREPAGPLTLYRKLVSQGKLTHDSYQENVASELDNLLSRLQRYEMEMEDYHDKLYFWENSREKERRRLLVEEAEDKQRGGVWIDERRGFLDKLVARRRRGSIEPGVGKWVSYLNREKKLDTLVGHRPVAPVAPKGLYLYGNVGSGKTMLMDMFYGATEGVIKHRRRFHFHEAMLEIHDHMHDVWKRRDDDKSIHSSAFSWISSLPFDTKIKEWLIGEEKYKQQTQEKHILLAVADKFLVDRQANKTGASILCFDEIQTIDVFAVVALSGILSRLLSTGTVLVATSNKAPEDLNQDGMQRDIFLELLSKLDESCNEILVGTEKDYRRLIPTEGSTEVHYFWPATSDARSMYEAMWHDITDQSGENIVSVTIPVMFGRSIEIPQSCNGVARFDFEYLCGRPVGAADYIAIARNYHTIFISEIPAMSMKIRDKARRFITLIDELYNHHCRLICLAASSIDDLFQGTEEGPLFDLESFQFETESEGTKLRRDVLAEGNAGSGPSTTGLVAILSGQEEMFAFRRAISRLIEMQTPLYLERVLAVHPSFRRPGLARNNRPAVPQPAPAV, from the exons ATGATCCTCAGCCGCCTGCATGTCCGTGTCACCCGCCGATCCCCCGCGTCCGCCGCCCTCCGCGATGCGGCAACGCGCGCCTTGGCCTCCGCGGGCCTCTTCCGTGGCCTCCACGGCGGCGCCTCCTCCGAGCACGGCCGCGAACCCGCAG GTCCTCTTACGCTCTACAGGAAGCTAGTGAGCCAAGGGAAGCTCACGCATGATAGTTACCAGGAAAATGTAGCTTCCGAATTAGACAACCTACTTAGTAGGCTTCAACGGTACGAGATGGAAATGGAGGATTATCAT GACAAGCTGTACTTCTGGGAGAATAGCAGGGAGAAAGAGCGGCGCAGGCTTCTTGTCGAAGAAGCTGAAGATAAGCAGCGTGGTGGTGTATGGATTGATGAGAGAAGGGGATTTCTTGACAAGTTGGTTGCACG GAGAAGAAGAGGAAGCATAGAACCTGGAGTTGGTAAGTGGGTCTCGTACCTGAACCGAGAGAAGAAACTAGATACATTGGTAGGCCATAGACCAGTCGCTCCTGTTGCTCCTAAAGGATTGTATCTCTATGGAAATGTTGGAAGTG GGAAGACAATGTTGATGGACATGTTCTATGGGGCCACTGAAGGTGTCATCAAACACAGGAGGAGGTTTCACTTTCATGAG GCCATGCTTGAAATACATGATCATATGCATGATGTATGGAAGAGACGTGATGATGACAAATCTATTCACTCAAGTGCTTTCAGTTGGATATCAAGCCTTCCTTTTGACACAAAAATTAAGGAGTGGTTGATTGGCGAAGAGAAGTACAAACAACAGACACAGGAAAAGCACATCCTTTTGGCAGTTGCTGACAAGTTTTTGGTTGATAGACAGGCAAATAAAACTGGAGCAAGCATTCTATGCTTTGATGAGATACAG ACCATTGATGTTTTTGCTGTGGTAGCACTTTCTGGCATTCTAAGCAGGCTGTTAAGCACGGGGACAGTACTTGTAGCAACCAGTAATAAAGCACCAGAAGATCTGAATCAG GATGGGATGCAAAGGGACATCTTCCTTGAGTTATTATCAAAATTGGATGAAAGCTGCAATGAGATTCTTGTGGGTACTGAAAAGGATTATCGCCGCCTAATTCCGACAGAAGGCTCAACTGAG GTTCACTATTTTTGGCCTGCCACTTCTGATGCTCGCAGCATGTATGAGGCTATGTGGCATGACATAACTGACCAATCAGGAGAAAATATTGTTTCTGTCACCATTCCTGTAATGTTTGGGAG GTCTATTGAGATTCCTCAAAGCTGTAATGGTGTCGCAAGGTTTGACTTCGAGTATCTATGTGGTCGCCCA GTCGGAGCAGCAGATTATATAGCAATAGCTAGGAACTACCATACAATTTTCATATCAGAAATTCCAGCGATGAGTATGAAGATCCGTGACAAG GCAAGAAGGTTTATCACTCTTATCGATGAGTTGTACAACCACCACTGCCGCCTTATATGCCTAGCTGCCTCATCCATTGATGATCTTTTTCAAGGAACTGAGGAAGGACCTCTTTTTGATTTAGAGAG TTTTCAGTTTGAAACCGAGTCCGAAGGGACAAAGCTGAGGAGGGATGTTTTGGCGGAAGGCAATGCTGGCTCAGGACCATCTACTACCGGCCTTGTGGCGATATTGTCTGGTCAAGAAGAGATGTTTGCGTTCCGCAGGGCG ATATCACGGCTTATCGAGATGCAGACCCCGCTGTATCTGGAGCGTGTGCTGGCTGTACATCCCTCGTTCCGTCGTCCTGGTCTTGCAAGAAATAACAGGCCTGCAGTTCCTCAGCCTGCTCCGGCGGTTTGA
- the LOC100275095 gene encoding uncharacterized protein LOC100275095, with translation MALPIEHSSRPTLGFPLGTALLLLVIFALSGMFSCCYHWDKLRSLLRSRHPGMFQEGTSVASSPSKTTCDHKLDRACGLPVIMPGDKVPRFFARPCPHETSLCLPQAAEKTAGVPSETRSCMSRPSVSV, from the exons ATGGCGTTGCCCATTGAGCATTCCTCAAGGCCGACCCTGGGGTTTCCCTTGGGGACGGCCCTCTTGCTCCTCGTGATCTTTGCCCTGAGTGGCATGTTCTCGTGCTGCTACCACTGGGACAAGCTCCGCTCCCTCCTCCGGTCTCGGCATCCAGGCATGTTCCAGGAGGGCACCTCCGTCGCGTCCTCGCCGAGCAAGACGACCTGTGATCACAAG CTGGACAGAGCGTGTGGTTTGCCCGTTATCATGCCTGGGGACAAGGTCCCCAGGTTCTTCGCGAGGCCCTGCCCTCACGAGACGTCTTTGTGTTTGCCCCAAGCTGCAGAGAAGACGGCTGGAGTTCCGTCGGAGACCAGATCATGCATGAGCCGTCCGTCAGTATCTGTATAA